A genomic region of Desulfosarcina ovata subsp. ovata contains the following coding sequences:
- a CDS encoding hydantoinase B/oxoprolinase family protein, translating to MKEKSPVDPITFEVIRNQLVAICNQMGTILRKTSYSPILYDMIDFSNSLHFKNGDLISQADNCPTHIGAMHISTREAVNVIGIDNIAEGDIIISNDPYQGGTHIPDIIFTTPIYYNGSIVGFASSRGHWIDLGGAAAGISSSSRHLVEDGLVIVPTKIYSKGEPISSVINFLRANTRMPQCVDGDINAFRATLAAGVLGVKGIFDRYGEDVFYQTVQKLFDYTETRTRNAIRRIPNGQYRASDEVDCDGISPDSVHIEVSLTINDDEILIDFEGTGPVNKGSVNSPIANTYSAAYYALKFFLDPDAPQNSGYYRPIKIKLPEGIWINAAWPASTRACTTAAGEKIADVIWKALAKAIPERVNAANYGVSSEFFGGSYPKTGGYFVFGDLAPGGWGATPECDGMNVTYNRDGNCMDLAPETAELFYPVFCERREFIPDSGGAGKYRGGLGMRQTWKIVGSKDVTVSQMMTGTKTGASGINMGKPGRPGKSILNYGEKNESVLGGLTPEGDWKMSLFGNSPLNDGDSYTSESPGGGGWGNPLDRDAQSVLEDILDGIVTPDKAKNEYGVVLTEAGDEIDYKRTTALRESMK from the coding sequence ATGAAAGAAAAATCTCCAGTCGATCCTATAACCTTTGAGGTTATTCGAAATCAGCTAGTGGCGATCTGCAACCAAATGGGTACAATTTTGCGGAAAACGTCCTATTCGCCGATTTTGTACGATATGATTGACTTTTCAAATTCATTGCATTTCAAAAATGGTGATTTGATCAGCCAAGCGGACAATTGCCCAACTCATATTGGGGCGATGCACATCAGTACAAGAGAAGCAGTTAATGTTATCGGGATAGATAATATAGCTGAAGGTGATATTATTATTTCGAATGACCCATACCAGGGGGGGACCCACATACCGGACATCATTTTTACAACGCCGATTTACTACAATGGATCGATTGTCGGATTCGCTTCGAGCCGTGGCCACTGGATTGACCTTGGCGGGGCTGCGGCGGGAATCTCTTCCAGCAGTCGGCATCTTGTTGAAGATGGACTTGTTATCGTGCCAACTAAAATATATTCCAAGGGCGAACCGATTTCTTCAGTGATTAACTTCCTACGTGCAAACACACGTATGCCTCAGTGTGTTGATGGAGATATCAACGCTTTTCGAGCTACTCTTGCCGCTGGTGTGCTCGGCGTAAAGGGCATATTCGATCGCTATGGTGAAGATGTTTTTTACCAGACTGTTCAAAAATTATTTGACTACACCGAGACCCGGACACGAAACGCAATCAGGAGAATACCCAATGGTCAATACAGGGCCAGTGATGAAGTGGATTGCGATGGAATTTCGCCTGACTCAGTTCATATAGAAGTAAGTTTGACCATTAATGACGATGAAATTTTAATAGATTTCGAAGGGACCGGCCCTGTTAATAAAGGTTCTGTCAATTCGCCCATAGCTAATACATATTCGGCAGCTTATTACGCACTCAAATTTTTCCTGGATCCCGATGCTCCGCAAAACTCTGGGTATTACCGGCCAATTAAAATAAAGCTTCCCGAAGGAATTTGGATCAATGCAGCTTGGCCAGCTTCTACCCGGGCTTGCACTACTGCAGCCGGTGAGAAAATTGCGGATGTGATATGGAAGGCTCTCGCCAAGGCCATACCAGAGCGTGTGAATGCTGCAAACTATGGAGTAAGTTCGGAATTCTTCGGAGGGTCTTATCCAAAAACTGGTGGATACTTTGTTTTTGGCGATTTGGCTCCAGGAGGATGGGGGGCAACTCCTGAATGTGATGGTATGAACGTAACATATAATAGAGATGGAAATTGCATGGATTTGGCGCCCGAGACCGCTGAGCTCTTCTATCCGGTCTTTTGTGAGAGAAGAGAATTTATACCTGACTCTGGCGGAGCTGGTAAATATCGAGGGGGATTAGGTATGAGACAGACTTGGAAAATCGTCGGATCAAAAGATGTAACCGTCTCCCAGATGATGACCGGAACCAAGACTGGTGCAAGTGGAATCAATATGGGCAAACCTGGAAGACCAGGGAAGTCCATACTCAACTATGGTGAAAAAAACGAAAGCGTGCTAGGGGGGCTAACCCCGGAAGGTGATTGGAAGATGAGCCTTTTTGGGAATTCACCCTTAAATGATGGCGACTCGTACACCTCGGAATCTCCGGGAGGAGGGGGGTGGGGTAATCCTCTTGATAGAGATGCGCAATCAGTGCTTGAAGACATACTTGACGGAATCGTGACTCCTGATAAGGCTAAAAATGAATATGGAGTAGTCCTAACAGAAGCAGGCGATGAAATAGATTACAAAAGAACAACTGCGCTTAGGGAATCCATGAAATAA
- a CDS encoding 4Fe-4S dicluster domain-containing protein, giving the protein MARYVMVVNLTLCMRCRACIVACKTEHDLPVRDAAGNECYRIRVHEYEYGNYPNVERPFAPVFCMQCKVASCIDACPIPGVINRGEDGIVVVDNDKCDGCKACLQACPYDALSFNHESHAVEKCDFCSERLSQNLRPACVASCMGKALTFGDIDDPESEVSRLMTKKGVKIIDSLFPSSFREKYQPCVYYINTVDP; this is encoded by the coding sequence ACTCTTTGTATGAGGTGCAGGGCCTGCATAGTTGCTTGCAAGACGGAACACGACCTTCCCGTTCGTGATGCCGCTGGAAATGAATGCTACAGAATCCGCGTGCACGAATATGAGTATGGCAACTACCCGAATGTTGAAAGACCCTTCGCACCCGTCTTTTGCATGCAATGTAAGGTCGCTTCATGCATTGATGCCTGCCCAATTCCAGGTGTAATCAACCGCGGAGAAGATGGCATCGTGGTTGTTGATAATGACAAGTGCGATGGCTGCAAAGCCTGTCTGCAAGCTTGTCCATATGATGCGTTATCCTTCAACCACGAAAGTCATGCAGTAGAAAAATGCGACTTTTGTTCGGAACGCCTTTCACAGAATTTGAGGCCGGCCTGTGTCGCCTCATGTATGGGTAAAGCTTTAACTTTCGGGGATATAGATGATCCCGAGAGTGAAGTATCCAGGCTGATGACTAAAAAGGGCGTTAAAATAATCGATTCATTATTCCCATCATCTTTTCGTGAGAAATACCAACCGTGTGTATACTATATAAATACTGTTGATCCGTGA
- a CDS encoding TRAP transporter small permease gives MRKTLLAVCRVITIIQVLLMTLMLVVMNALVLTRYLFDYSAPWTEEVTCYSMVWMVMLGAGVLTLFNDHIGWYMLVESLSPPVRYWQRLFAQTLAFSVGVIVTWTGFNFALSMRSVEAPALQINQMGPALAVPIGAVLITLFSGLRIALLIAEKVGGKKIELVSQAEFMDSSFKPAK, from the coding sequence ATGCGCAAAACATTACTTGCAGTATGCCGAGTGATTACGATCATACAAGTTTTGCTTATGACGTTGATGTTGGTTGTCATGAACGCTCTTGTATTAACACGATATTTATTTGACTATTCAGCGCCTTGGACTGAAGAGGTGACATGCTATTCGATGGTATGGATGGTCATGCTTGGGGCTGGCGTGTTGACGCTGTTCAACGATCATATTGGTTGGTATATGCTTGTTGAAAGCTTGTCGCCACCAGTTCGTTACTGGCAACGTTTGTTCGCACAGACGTTGGCCTTCAGTGTGGGAGTAATAGTGACTTGGACCGGGTTCAATTTTGCCTTAAGCATGAGAAGTGTCGAGGCTCCAGCATTACAAATCAACCAAATGGGGCCAGCCCTTGCAGTCCCTATCGGTGCAGTATTAATTACGCTATTTTCCGGTTTGAGGATCGCATTGTTAATCGCAGAAAAGGTTGGAGGCAAAAAAATCGAGTTGGTGAGTCAGGCCGAATTCATGGATTCTTCGTTTAAGCCGGCAAAATGA
- a CDS encoding TRAP transporter large permease, with translation MSIEWVLLVFFALLLAGVPMAFTMIAVSSLYFALSPVPGFIFLIPEKIFEALDYIVMTAIPFFLLAGDLMNRSGMAEQLMSFSNLVIGGVRSGLAQVNVMASLLFSGLTGVAVGDIAALGKVEVTMMEKSGYPRAFAAAVTIASSLIGPIIPPSGIIILYAAVMDVSIGGMFLAALFPGLLMALADMLIIALQAKPRNFPKSDVARALPDLARGLKVAFLAIMMPFILIGGIVSGLMTPTEAAAVSVLYALFVGGVLYRALTLRKIIRIFANSTYESARLLFLLAGAMTMSWIFALENLSEMAQAFFAGLNASPIVIIFLINMMFIVFGTIMEPCIALILFAPIVGPVAYSIGVTPYQLGIMLIMNVTVGLATPPVGAVLFAMASIVNVKITSLIREMLPFLAIKFVLLLIIGLVPPLTTFIPRLFGL, from the coding sequence ATGTCAATCGAATGGGTTCTACTTGTTTTTTTCGCTTTACTCCTGGCCGGTGTGCCAATGGCTTTTACAATGATCGCTGTTTCTTCACTTTATTTCGCTCTTTCGCCGGTTCCTGGTTTCATTTTTTTAATTCCAGAAAAAATTTTCGAAGCCTTAGACTACATCGTTATGACTGCGATTCCGTTCTTTCTTCTTGCGGGCGACTTGATGAACCGCTCGGGAATGGCTGAACAATTGATGAGCTTTTCCAATCTTGTCATTGGGGGGGTGCGTTCAGGCTTGGCACAGGTGAATGTTATGGCAAGCCTCTTGTTCTCAGGTCTTACTGGCGTTGCAGTCGGAGACATTGCGGCGCTCGGGAAGGTCGAAGTGACAATGATGGAAAAAAGCGGTTATCCGCGTGCCTTTGCGGCTGCTGTTACCATTGCGTCATCTCTTATTGGCCCGATTATCCCTCCAAGCGGTATTATAATTCTTTATGCTGCGGTCATGGATGTATCCATAGGTGGCATGTTCTTGGCTGCTTTGTTTCCCGGGTTGTTGATGGCACTCGCCGATATGCTGATAATCGCTCTGCAAGCCAAGCCACGAAATTTTCCGAAATCCGATGTGGCACGCGCCCTTCCGGATTTGGCGAGAGGTTTGAAGGTTGCGTTTCTGGCTATTATGATGCCATTTATTCTGATTGGCGGCATTGTCAGTGGCCTCATGACGCCAACGGAAGCGGCGGCCGTCTCAGTCTTATATGCCTTATTCGTAGGCGGGGTGCTCTATCGTGCCCTAACCTTAAGAAAGATCATTAGAATTTTTGCAAACTCCACCTATGAGTCCGCTCGTCTTTTATTCTTACTCGCCGGAGCTATGACGATGAGTTGGATTTTTGCACTTGAGAATTTATCAGAGATGGCACAAGCATTTTTTGCCGGGCTCAATGCATCGCCAATTGTGATTATATTTCTAATAAACATGATGTTTATCGTCTTTGGCACGATCATGGAACCGTGTATAGCACTCATCCTGTTCGCACCCATAGTTGGGCCAGTAGCCTACTCCATCGGCGTGACACCATATCAGTTGGGAATCATGCTTATTATGAATGTGACAGTGGGTTTGGCGACGCCGCCTGTGGGGGCTGTTTTGTTTGCAATGGCCAGCATAGTGAACGTGAAAATTACCTCATTGATACGAGAAATGCTTCCCTTTCTTGCGATTAAGTTTGTTCTCCTGCTTATTATAGGTCTCGTCCCACCACTAACAACGTTTATTCCTCGGTTGTTTGGTTTGTGA
- a CDS encoding TRAP transporter substrate-binding protein: MKTGLKLVLLTVILTVALGAIAYAKEEFFIKIAHTHGPGTDPEHYAHTPLQCFVKDIEQATNGRIKAKIYWNHALGKPEKVMNLLRSGMVEMQAFADGQAAPYYKDIQAIGIPYLFPNREVCYEVLDGPVIEKFNEKMGRECGIRPIAWGENGGYRHFSSNKLMKTAADLKGLKMRTMTHPVHMEMVRLLGMSPTPISYADLYTALQTGVVDGQENSISTVKMAKLDEVQKYIILDGHMYAPWVWFYSQKFLDKLPDDLRQILFREVRKAVALNREISQRNEKKDLEYLEKKGVTIIEPTPEAKAEIKKLTQGPIVAMLKKNYDPQLVDDLLEAVKEAEAKQAAGKL, translated from the coding sequence ATGAAAACCGGTCTAAAATTGGTCCTGCTGACGGTCATTTTAACGGTAGCCTTGGGCGCGATAGCTTATGCCAAGGAAGAATTTTTCATCAAGATAGCACACACACACGGGCCGGGAACAGATCCTGAACACTATGCCCATACACCACTACAGTGTTTCGTTAAGGATATTGAACAAGCCACCAACGGCCGTATCAAGGCTAAGATCTATTGGAACCATGCCTTGGGTAAACCCGAGAAGGTCATGAACCTTCTTCGTAGCGGTATGGTTGAAATGCAAGCCTTTGCCGATGGACAGGCCGCACCCTACTATAAAGATATACAAGCGATTGGCATTCCCTATCTCTTCCCGAACCGGGAGGTCTGCTATGAAGTCCTGGATGGGCCGGTTATTGAGAAATTTAATGAAAAAATGGGCAGGGAATGTGGAATCAGGCCCATAGCCTGGGGCGAAAACGGGGGATACCGCCATTTCTCGTCGAATAAGCTGATGAAGACCGCCGCTGATCTGAAGGGCTTGAAAATGCGGACGATGACCCATCCGGTTCACATGGAAATGGTACGCCTGCTTGGCATGTCGCCTACACCGATTTCTTATGCCGATCTTTATACAGCCCTGCAAACCGGCGTTGTTGACGGTCAGGAAAACTCAATTAGTACCGTTAAAATGGCCAAGCTGGACGAGGTCCAGAAGTACATCATCCTGGACGGTCACATGTATGCGCCGTGGGTTTGGTTCTATAGCCAGAAATTCCTCGATAAACTGCCCGACGACCTGCGACAGATACTATTCAGAGAAGTGCGTAAGGCAGTGGCGCTTAACCGGGAAATATCGCAGAGAAACGAAAAAAAAGATCTTGAATATCTTGAAAAAAAGGGTGTTACGATCATCGAGCCGACACCAGAAGCCAAGGCGGAAATCAAAAAGCTTACGCAAGGGCCGATTGTTGCGATGCTTAAGAAAAATTATGACCCGCAACTCGTCGACGATCTGCTGGAAGCTGTAAAAGAGGCCGAGGCAAAGCAGGCCGCGGGGAAACTTTAA
- a CDS encoding hydantoinase/oxoprolinase family protein has product MTDVSGKHISKIGVDLGGTFTDLFSYDAENKTRLCAKVPSTPDDFTRGVLGAIEDSGVNINKIDYFIHGTTIATNAAIEKTYGVTPFITTKGFRDFILIGKYHRESLFDPYQKKPEPLVKRRHIFEITGRLDSSGNVVEPLDAREIESLAQKIREMGVSSVAVGLLNSYANPSHEEEVKAILEKNIPNLFVSLSSTIPKFRALGRFSTAIMRACLQPVVKKYLDKLHERLNEKGFRGRLMMVTNNGGMIDAKLAIERPELLLTSGPASGVSAAMFISESVGNDDLITMDMGGTSCDVSIIEKGQPLITSEYELCFDQPVNVPMLDIRTIGAGGGSIAWIDEGGSLRVGPRSASSFPGPACYGRGGKLPTVTDANIVLGRINDSRIFGKKIHLDVEASKKALESLSPKTGLDLIEIASGILTIVNESMAAALKLVSLDRGRDPREFCLVAFGGAGALHAPFLAQTMGVKKVVIPGDSGIFSAFGAVIMDFKHDYEETFYSPLNEIDLNILNKRYYELDQKSLDSMELQGIDKERIKIYRSSQMRFVGQTYEVETSIPNGTIESHELETITNNFYNEHEKEYGLADRNLPVAFVNLRSTVIGEVDRPNIEMLHANRKMTEEVRLGSRSVYFDGSGFIETEVFDRRMLPVETRVNGPAVIEDEASTTIVAPGMTAQIDGCKNIIINLN; this is encoded by the coding sequence ATGACGGATGTATCAGGAAAGCATATCTCAAAAATTGGCGTTGATTTGGGAGGTACGTTTACGGATTTATTTTCATATGATGCTGAAAATAAAACCCGATTGTGTGCAAAAGTTCCCTCTACGCCGGATGACTTCACAAGAGGGGTTTTAGGCGCAATTGAAGATTCGGGTGTCAATATAAATAAAATCGATTATTTCATTCATGGGACAACGATTGCTACCAATGCGGCAATAGAAAAAACCTATGGAGTAACGCCTTTTATAACCACGAAAGGATTTAGGGATTTCATTTTAATTGGCAAATACCATAGAGAATCTCTTTTCGATCCTTACCAAAAAAAGCCTGAACCCCTCGTTAAAAGGCGACACATCTTTGAGATAACCGGGAGGTTGGACAGTAGCGGTAATGTCGTCGAGCCTCTTGATGCGCGGGAAATTGAATCTCTTGCCCAAAAAATAAGGGAAATGGGTGTTAGCAGTGTGGCTGTCGGTTTGCTTAATTCTTATGCAAATCCCAGTCACGAAGAAGAAGTCAAGGCCATTCTTGAAAAAAACATTCCGAATTTGTTCGTTTCATTGTCATCGACTATCCCGAAGTTTCGTGCTTTGGGACGATTCTCTACCGCTATCATGCGAGCTTGTCTTCAGCCTGTGGTTAAAAAATATTTAGATAAACTGCATGAGCGTTTGAATGAAAAAGGTTTTCGCGGTCGTCTCATGATGGTTACCAACAACGGCGGAATGATCGACGCCAAACTGGCAATCGAAAGGCCGGAACTATTGCTAACGTCTGGTCCTGCCTCAGGTGTTAGCGCGGCCATGTTCATCTCGGAAAGTGTGGGTAACGATGATTTGATTACCATGGACATGGGCGGGACTAGCTGCGACGTATCAATCATTGAGAAAGGGCAACCGCTCATCACCTCGGAATATGAGCTGTGTTTCGATCAGCCGGTAAATGTTCCTATGCTGGACATTCGAACCATAGGCGCAGGTGGTGGTAGTATTGCCTGGATCGACGAGGGGGGATCACTTCGGGTTGGGCCACGAAGCGCCAGCAGTTTTCCAGGACCGGCATGCTATGGAAGGGGAGGAAAACTGCCTACGGTAACCGATGCAAACATAGTCCTTGGTCGGATCAACGATAGTCGGATATTCGGCAAGAAGATCCATCTTGATGTCGAAGCGAGTAAGAAGGCGCTAGAAAGTTTATCACCCAAAACGGGCCTTGACCTGATCGAGATTGCGTCCGGTATCTTAACTATCGTAAATGAAAGTATGGCGGCGGCACTGAAGCTGGTTTCCCTTGACCGGGGGCGTGACCCCAGGGAATTTTGCCTGGTAGCCTTTGGAGGCGCAGGAGCCTTGCATGCTCCGTTTTTAGCGCAAACAATGGGTGTTAAAAAGGTTGTTATCCCAGGAGATTCCGGTATTTTTTCAGCCTTTGGCGCTGTTATCATGGATTTTAAACACGATTATGAAGAGACTTTCTATTCTCCCCTTAACGAAATCGATCTGAATATATTAAACAAAAGATATTATGAGCTCGATCAAAAATCACTTGATAGCATGGAGCTGCAAGGGATTGATAAAGAGAGAATTAAAATTTACCGCAGTTCACAAATGAGATTTGTGGGACAGACATACGAAGTAGAGACATCTATTCCCAATGGAACAATCGAATCGCATGAACTGGAGACCATAACCAACAATTTTTACAACGAACATGAAAAAGAGTACGGTTTGGCTGATAGAAATTTGCCTGTTGCTTTTGTCAATTTACGATCGACCGTCATCGGTGAAGTGGACAGGCCGAATATCGAAATGTTGCACGCCAACAGAAAAATGACCGAAGAGGTACGGTTGGGAAGCCGAAGCGTCTATTTTGACGGGTCGGGCTTTATTGAAACTGAAGTATTTGACAGGAGGATGTTGCCGGTTGAAACAAGAGTTAACGGGCCTGCTGTTATAGAGGATGAGGCGTCTACTACTATTGTTGCGCCCGGGATGACGGCACAAATTGACGGATGCAAGAATATAATTATCAATTTAAACTGA
- a CDS encoding DegT/DnrJ/EryC1/StrS family aminotransferase: MSQASSKYRYQGAPPIHSYIVPYMKFCYSQEMIEAVERYMKEGEKLSFYRRGEECELFEKEFADFCGKKYAVSSNSGTASLHLSLLAAGIESGDEVMLTPHVAPAVGNAVLCAGAKPVFVDIDEETWTMDPSKIEEKITSNTKAIIPVHTYGHPADMDPIMETARKYNLLVIEDGTHAIGSKYKGNRLPLGGDRNIGIFGLTAKQLFLLGQCAGNSGGMLVTDNKELAEKVRSHKNCHSGEVIGYSYLMDDISATVGRIQLRHLEEYVEMQRNSAKILNERLKETPVQTSVEKEWAYHTYARYAIRAPERDALQEFLRQKGVDCIPLYPTPTHMLKLYRNLVGNKRGDFPVTEKQKKEELSLPEPKFRSEWDLNYVARKIAEFYA; encoded by the coding sequence ATGTCGCAAGCATCTTCTAAATATCGATATCAGGGAGCGCCTCCCATACATTCATATATAGTTCCCTATATGAAGTTTTGCTACAGCCAAGAAATGATAGAGGCTGTTGAACGGTACATGAAAGAGGGAGAGAAACTTTCATTTTACCGCAGAGGCGAAGAATGCGAATTGTTTGAAAAAGAGTTCGCTGATTTCTGCGGTAAGAAATATGCGGTAAGCAGCAATTCCGGGACTGCGTCACTGCACCTATCGCTACTTGCCGCAGGTATAGAGAGCGGCGACGAGGTCATGTTGACACCACACGTAGCGCCTGCGGTGGGAAATGCGGTGTTATGTGCAGGTGCCAAGCCGGTTTTCGTTGATATTGATGAAGAGACATGGACTATGGATCCCTCTAAAATAGAGGAAAAAATTACATCGAACACCAAAGCGATAATTCCTGTACATACATATGGCCATCCCGCCGATATGGATCCTATCATGGAGACTGCCAGGAAATATAACCTTTTGGTTATCGAAGATGGAACTCATGCAATAGGTAGCAAATATAAAGGCAACCGGTTGCCGCTTGGTGGTGATAGGAATATCGGAATATTCGGCCTGACCGCAAAGCAACTATTTCTTCTAGGACAATGTGCAGGCAATTCAGGTGGCATGCTGGTCACGGACAATAAGGAACTTGCAGAAAAAGTCAGGTCGCACAAGAACTGCCATAGCGGGGAGGTAATCGGATATAGCTACTTAATGGATGATATCTCCGCCACCGTAGGAAGAATTCAGCTTAGACATCTTGAAGAATACGTCGAGATGCAAAGAAACAGTGCAAAAATTTTAAATGAACGGCTTAAAGAGACTCCCGTCCAAACTTCTGTTGAGAAAGAATGGGCCTATCATACATATGCGCGATATGCCATCCGGGCCCCGGAAAGAGATGCACTGCAAGAATTTCTAAGGCAAAAAGGTGTGGATTGTATTCCTTTGTATCCTACACCTACCCATATGCTTAAACTTTATCGAAATTTGGTGGGGAATAAAAGAGGTGATTTTCCTGTAACCGAGAAGCAAAAAAAAGAAGAGCTTTCTTTGCCGGAGCCAAAATTCCGAAGTGAGTGGGACCTTAACTATGTTGCAAGGAAAATAGCGGAATTCTATGCCTAA